TTCCTGTTTCTGGCCCGGGAGCAGTACGGCGGATCGCTGCCCGTGCGCCAGGCCATTGGTCGCCTGCGGGAAGACATCAGCTCGGACCTCGCGGCCGACCTGTCCTTGATGCCGAAATTGCAGCATCTGGACATCGCCGGCCTCAGCGTCATGGCGGACCTGATCGTCAAAAGTGTGTTCGCGACCTTGCCGGACATTATCGATCCACCGGCCGAGGCGCTGCCTGAGCACCTGACGCCACAGGCAAAAATCACTCAACAACTGCGCTTCATCTTCATCGGCCTCAAGCATTGGCAAGGCCTCGGCAGCACTGAATAAACCCTGTAGGAGCGAGCCTGCTCGCGATAGCGGAATGTCAGCCACATCAAATGTTGATTGTGCCGACGCTATCGCGAGCAGGCTCACGTCCACAAAACCAGTCAAGGCATCAATTTGGTGCCACCGAAAAATCCCCGCACCATTCCAGTTCAAAATCCCGCAACAGCCTGAGCCACCCACTACGCTCCGACAGGTATTTCCTACGTATCGCCCGATTGGCAAGCCCCTTGCTCTAGCCTGAACATCGTCCATTGCTGGAAGCCTTCCGATGCTGGTGATTCATCGCAGAATCGACCCTCAACCCGTCTGGGCCGCCGAGTTGCACCTGACTTTCGAGGCCCGGAGCAAAAGCCGTTTGCGCTGTTTCAGTGCCGAAGGCGAGGACGTCGGTTTGTTTTTGGAGCGCGGTCAGCCGCCACTGTATGACGGTGAGTGCCTGCAAGCCGAAGATGGGCGCATCGTCCGCGTCTGCGCCCGCCCCGAACAATTGCTGCACGTTACGTGCGCCAACGCGTTCGAACTGACTCGCGCGGCCTATCACCTGGGCAATCGCCACGTCGCCCTGCAAGTCGGTGATGGCTGGTTGCGCCTGCTCGATGATTACGTGCTCAAGGCCATGCTCGAACAGCTGGAGGCCAACGTCGACAACATCGAGGCACCGTTCCAGCCGGAACACGGCGCCTATGGGGGCGGCCATCACCATTCCCGCCACGGCGACGAGGACTTCAACTACCCGCCGAAATTGCACCAGTTCGGCGTCCGGTTATGAACCCGGCCTGGGCGCTGCTGCGCCTGGCCAGCCCACAACTGCCGATTGGCGGCTACAGCTATTCGCAAGGCCTGGAGATGGCGGTGGATAACGGCCGGGTGAACGATGCAGACAGCGCGCGACGCTGGATCAGCGATCAGTTGTTGCTGAACCTGGCACGCTTCGAAGCGCCGCTGCTGCTCGCCCATTGCACCGCTGCCTTTGATGAGAACTGGGGCCAGTTGCTGCAACGCTGCGAAGAACATCGTGCCAGCCGGGAAACCCGCGAGCTGCATCAGGAAAGCCGGCAGATGGGCTATTCATTGCAACAACTGCTCAACGGCTTGCCGGAACTCGATGCGCCGGCCCGCGCCTTTCTCCAGCAGCGCCCTGAGCCGCATTTGGCCCTCGGCTGGGCGCTTGCCGCTCGCGCCTGGCAGATCAGCCCGCAAGATGCGCTGGCGGCGTGGCTCTGGAGCTGGCTGGAAAATCAATTGGCGGTGCTGATGAAAACCCTGCCCCTGGGCCAGCAAGCCGCGCAACGCCTGACCAGCGAACTGCTGCCACTGCTGCAACAAGCCCAGCAGGACGCCACCCGAATCAACCCCGAACACTACGGCAGCGCCGCGTTCGGCCTGTCCCTGGCGTGCATGGCCCATGAGCGCCAGTACAGCCGTCTGTTCCGTTCCTAGGGCCTTTTTACTTGGAGAATCACATGAACACACAACCCCTGCGCGTCGGCATCGGCGGACCGGTCGGTTCCGGTAAAACCGCCCTGACGCTGGCGCTCTGCCTGGCCCTGCGCGACCGCTACAACCTGGCCGTCGTCACCAACGACATCTACACCCGCGAAGACGCCGACTTCCTGGTGCGCAACGAAGCCCTGGCCCCTGAGCGCATCATCGGCGTGGAAACCGGCGGCTGCCCGCACACGGCGATCCGCGAAGACGCCTCGATCAACCTCGAAGCGGTGGATCAACTGAACCGCCGCTTTCCGGGGCTGGATCTGATTCTGGTGGAGTCCGGCGGCGATAACCTGTCGGCGACCTTCAGCCCGGAACTGTCCGACCTGACCATTTACGTGATCGACGTCTCGGCGGGCGACAAGCTGCCGCGCAAGGGCGGGCCGGGGATCTGCAAGTCCGACTTGCTGGTGATCAACAAGGTCGACCTCGCGCCGCTGGTGGGCGCGTCGCTGGAACTGATGGACAGCGACACCACGCGCATGCGCAACGGCAAGCCGTTTGTCTTCAGCAATCAGAAAACCGGCTTGGGCCTGGAAGCAATCATCGCCTTCATCGAACGCCAAGGCCTGCTGACCGCAGCCTGATCACGACTTATCAACAAGGAAGCTTATCCATGACACTGAAACGCATCCTGGGCACCCTGGCCCTGCTGCTGACCCCGGCCATCGCCTTCGCGCACCCGGGTCATGGCGACAACGGTTTGATCGCCGGCATCAGCCACCCGATTGGCGGCCTTGATCACTTGCTGGCGATGGTGGCGGTGGGTTTGTGGGCGGCGCAGCAGAAAGGCGCCGCGCGCTGGGCGCTGCCGTGCACCTTCGTTGGCACCATGCTGATTGGCGGACTGCTGGGTTTTGAAGGATTGAACCTGCCGGCGCTGGAAAGCGGCATTGCGGCATCGGTGCTGGCGCTGGGCCTGGCCGTGGCCCTGGCCGTGCGTCCGCCGCTGAGCGTGGCGGTCGGTGCGACGGCTTTGTTTGCGCTGTTCCATGGTGTGGCCCATGGGCTGGAGTTGCCGGACATGTCGAGCCCTTGGGCGTATGCCGCAGGGTTTGTGGCGGCGACGGCGGCGTTGCATGCCGCGGGTTATGCCGTGGTGCGCGTGTTGCCGCAAGCGGCGGCGCCGTTGGTTCGATTGGCCGGTGCGGCTTCGGCGGCGACTGGTGCGTGGTTGCTCGCAGGTTGATCTTTTATTGCCTGTGATGGCCCCTTCGCGAGCAGGCTCGCTCCCACATTGGAATGCGTACACCTGTGGGAGCGAGCCTGCTCGCGAAGACGGCCTGACAGACACCGCATCTCTCAGGCCTGCTAACATGTCGCGCAATCAACCCTGCCGTGACGACGCCAGCCAATGCCGCCTGTTTCCCGCTCTGCCTCCCAGCCTGAATTGACAGCTCTGTTCGCCTCGGTGCAACAGCATTTCCAGGACGTGATCGTGCCGCTCTGGCAAGGCCCCGGCTGGAATGCCGACATGGCGTTGCCTTATGAAGCGCTGGACGCCGGGCATCAACCGCTGCCGCCCCAACGCTATCGGGCGATGGCCTGCGCGCGGCAGCTGTATCTGTTTTCCAGCCTGATCGGCCAGGTGCCGGCCGCCGAGGAACGCGCCGCGGCGCTGTTCCGTTCCTTGCAACAGCATTTTCACGACGCCGAGCACGGCGGCTGGTTCTACAGCATCGACCCGCAAGGTGCGCCACTGGATCAGCGCAAAGACCTCTACACCCACGCCTTTATCCTGTTCGCCTGCGCCCATTACTGGGGCAAGGTGCGCGAGCCGCTGGTGGAATCGGTCCTCAACGCGACACTGGAAGTGCTGGCGCAGCGCTTCGCCACAGGCGACGGCCTGTACGAAGCCAGCCTCGACCGCGACTGGTCCTCGCTCGACTCCGGCCCCCTGCAAAATCCCTTGATGCATCTGGCCGAAGCTTTCCTCGCGACCCTGTCGGTGCGAGAAGACATCGCCGTACAGCGCGCGCTGGTCGAGTTATGCACAGCCATGCAGAAGCGTTTTATTGACCCGCACCACAGCGTGCTGATGGAAAAACCGCTGGGCGCTGTGGATAACTGGTTTGAACCGGGGCATCAGTTCGAGTGGTATTTCCTGCTGGAGTCTTCGCCACTGCTGCACGGCTCAAAACTGCATGCTTCGCTGGAGCGCGCGTTTGTACTCACCGAACAACTGGGCGTTGATCCACAAACGGGTGCGGTGACGGCGATGCTCGATCTGAATGGCTCTGCCAAGGATGCCACTCAACGCATCTGGGCCCAGGCTGAATACCTGCGCGCCCTGACCTTGCGTCCAAATAGCGAAGGCTCGGTGCAACGCCAATTGCAAGCATTGCAGCAACGCTTTTTGCATGCGAGGGGGTGGTATGAATGTCGCGACGAGCAGGGCGAAGTCAGCCGCAAGGACATGCCATCGACCACGCCTTATCACTTGGCCACTTGCTATCGAGGGCTGGTCGATTATCTCGGCTGACTGACAGATAGCTATCGCGGGCAATTCGGATCGCCGCACCGCCGCTCCCACAGGTTTTTTGTCGTTCGCGAAATGACGATTCAACGCAAGTCTTGTGGGAGCGCGGCGTGCCCGCGAAAGCCGTTATGCGGCCTTAACCCTTGGCATTACGCTCAATCGCAAACCCGGCCCACGTCTGGCTCACCGGCATCAATTCGAGGCTGTTGATGTTGATGTGCGCCGGGGCATTAAGCACCCAGAAAATGGTATCGGCGATGTCCTGCGGCTGGATCGGCTCGGCACCGGCGTAGGTCGCGTTGTAGCGCTCCTGGTCACCGGCGAAACGCACCAGCGAGAACTCGCTCTCGCATAGGCCCGGCTCGATATTGCTGACACGCACGCCAGTGCCTTGCAGGTCGCAACGCAGGTTCAGCGAGAACTGGCCAACGAATGCTTTGGTCCCACCATAAACATGGCTGCCCGGGTACGGATAGTTGCCGGCGACGGAGCCGAGGTTGACGATACCGGCACCGCGGCCGTGGGCGATCAGGCGTGGCAACAGCAGGCGAGTGGCGTACATCAGGCCTTTGATGTTGGTGTCGACCATGGTGTC
This region of Pseudomonas mandelii genomic DNA includes:
- a CDS encoding urease accessory protein UreF; its protein translation is MNPAWALLRLASPQLPIGGYSYSQGLEMAVDNGRVNDADSARRWISDQLLLNLARFEAPLLLAHCTAAFDENWGQLLQRCEEHRASRETRELHQESRQMGYSLQQLLNGLPELDAPARAFLQQRPEPHLALGWALAARAWQISPQDALAAWLWSWLENQLAVLMKTLPLGQQAAQRLTSELLPLLQQAQQDATRINPEHYGSAAFGLSLACMAHERQYSRLFRS
- the ureG gene encoding urease accessory protein UreG, with translation MNTQPLRVGIGGPVGSGKTALTLALCLALRDRYNLAVVTNDIYTREDADFLVRNEALAPERIIGVETGGCPHTAIREDASINLEAVDQLNRRFPGLDLILVESGGDNLSATFSPELSDLTIYVIDVSAGDKLPRKGGPGICKSDLLVINKVDLAPLVGASLELMDSDTTRMRNGKPFVFSNQKTGLGLEAIIAFIERQGLLTAA
- a CDS encoding TetR family transcriptional regulator, which codes for MLPRAEQKQQTRNALMDAARHLMECGRGFGSLSLREVAKTAGIVPTGFYRHFADMDELGLVLVSEVGQTFRETIRLVRHNEFVMGGIIDASVRIFLDVVSANRSQFLFLAREQYGGSLPVRQAIGRLREDISSDLAADLSLMPKLQHLDIAGLSVMADLIVKSVFATLPDIIDPPAEALPEHLTPQAKITQQLRFIFIGLKHWQGLGSTE
- a CDS encoding AGE family epimerase/isomerase, whose product is MPPVSRSASQPELTALFASVQQHFQDVIVPLWQGPGWNADMALPYEALDAGHQPLPPQRYRAMACARQLYLFSSLIGQVPAAEERAAALFRSLQQHFHDAEHGGWFYSIDPQGAPLDQRKDLYTHAFILFACAHYWGKVREPLVESVLNATLEVLAQRFATGDGLYEASLDRDWSSLDSGPLQNPLMHLAEAFLATLSVREDIAVQRALVELCTAMQKRFIDPHHSVLMEKPLGAVDNWFEPGHQFEWYFLLESSPLLHGSKLHASLERAFVLTEQLGVDPQTGAVTAMLDLNGSAKDATQRIWAQAEYLRALTLRPNSEGSVQRQLQALQQRFLHARGWYECRDEQGEVSRKDMPSTTPYHLATCYRGLVDYLG
- a CDS encoding HupE/UreJ family protein, encoding MTLKRILGTLALLLTPAIAFAHPGHGDNGLIAGISHPIGGLDHLLAMVAVGLWAAQQKGAARWALPCTFVGTMLIGGLLGFEGLNLPALESGIAASVLALGLAVALAVRPPLSVAVGATALFALFHGVAHGLELPDMSSPWAYAAGFVAATAALHAAGYAVVRVLPQAAAPLVRLAGAASAATGAWLLAG
- the ureE gene encoding urease accessory protein UreE — its product is MLVIHRRIDPQPVWAAELHLTFEARSKSRLRCFSAEGEDVGLFLERGQPPLYDGECLQAEDGRIVRVCARPEQLLHVTCANAFELTRAAYHLGNRHVALQVGDGWLRLLDDYVLKAMLEQLEANVDNIEAPFQPEHGAYGGGHHHSRHGDEDFNYPPKLHQFGVRL
- a CDS encoding SDR family oxidoreductase, whose protein sequence is MSNTLFITGATSGFGEACARRFAEAGWKLVLTGRREERLNALCAELSKQTEVHGLVLDVRDRKAMEEAIANLPPSFAKLRGLINNAGLALGVDPAPKCDLDDWDTMVDTNIKGLMYATRLLLPRLIAHGRGAGIVNLGSVAGNYPYPGSHVYGGTKAFVGQFSLNLRCDLQGTGVRVSNIEPGLCESEFSLVRFAGDQERYNATYAGAEPIQPQDIADTIFWVLNAPAHININSLELMPVSQTWAGFAIERNAKG